The window GAAGAGCTGAGCGACAAGAGAGTTTCCAGTGAAGACGACGTCAAATCTTGGAACCATGCTCTGGACGTAGGTTGACCAGATGGCGTTGAAGTTGATGTCTGGTAGCGGAATCAGGTAGTAGCGCTTCTCCAGACCCGCCTCGTCCAGAGCCCTTATGAGCATCTCCATCCTTTCGCTCGTCGTGAAGGGATTCTTGAGCGTGTGGCTGGCCTGGGCGCTGCCGATGCCTATTATTACCTCGTCCACCTGCGAGAAAACAAACTCAAGGGCCTTTATGTGCCCGTTGTGAACCGGCTGGAAACGGCCGACGAACAGACCGCGCTTCGGCATTTTAATCACCTCTCATTGAACCAACCTCACCCTCACCTCATCCCCAACCTTGAGCCCGAGCCTTTCAGCACCAGAACCCTGGTTGACGGCTATCTCGAGGTAGTCGTGACTTCCGGGTAAAGCCAGAAGCTCACCGGGCTTTACCAGGCCATAGGTTTCGAGGTAGGGAATGGTTAACCCAAAGTCGATGAGCTCAACGGCTTTTGGCCTTCCGTAGTCCTCAAGGTTGAGTATGACGTTCCCGAAGTCGTCTATGTAGATTACCTTGAGCTTCCAGATTTCGCCTTCTTTTTTGGGCTCGACCTCAAGCCTAATTAAGCTTTCCAAGGGAATCTCCCGGCCGAGCTCTTCTGGAGAATGCCCAGCATCCAGCAGGGCTCCAGCTGGCCCGAAGATGTCCCTTCCATGGAAGGTCGAGCTTATCCTCCAGCCAGTAAAGCGCTTTATCTTCTCAAAGTCTATTTCGTAGACTGCTCTAGGTTTTATGTGCTTCATGGGGAGTGTTGCCAATCCATTATCGGGGACAACCAAAAACTGCTCGCCCTCTATAATGATAGCCCTCCTGCTCGTCCCGACACCAGGATCAATCACTCCAACGTGGACGGTGCCTTTAGGCGAATACTTGACAACCTGCTCCATGACAAAGGAGCCTTCTATAATTGAGTGCCTCGTTACTGAGTGGGTTACGTCAACGAGCACTGCCACTGGGTTAACCCTGAGCATTGCCACCTTCATCTCGCCGACGTAGGGCCCCTTCAAACCGAAATCTGTCGTCAACGTTATCACTGCCACCACCCAAACTTTATTAACGTCAGTGCTTAAGAGACTTTGGAAGATGGTTATGAGGAAAGGCCCCGTGGTGATTCTCCTGGTCCTCCTGGTGCTGGTTTCAGGCTGCCTCTTCAAGCCACCGGCCGAGGTCAGATTCTCGGTTGACAAGACCCTGGTAAGGCCTGGTGGAACGCTCCATGTGATGGTCTTCGTAAACAACACCGGAAAAGTCGGCCTAACGGGAGCAACCCTTGTCCTGGGTGATGACAACTTCCAGATACTCCAAGAGCCGAAGTTTCCCGATGTCCTGAGGGTTGGAGACAGCGTTCAGCTCGTCTGGATTCTGAGGGCACCCATGAAGCCGGGCGTTTACAACCTCAAACTCTCCTTAGAGCTGACCGATGAACTCAAACGCTCTTGGACAGGCTTCTATGGACAGTTCAGAATAACAGTCTCGAACGAGGCCGGTCCTCCTGACGAGCTCAAACTCAACGTGGAAGCCCCAACAACTCTGAAAGGAGGAGAAACGGCTAGGATAACCGTCACAATCGAGAACACCCTCGAGGTTCCAGTTGAGCTCCGCGATATAAGCTTCAACCTCCTCGACGGAATGAGGCTCGTCAGTGCCAATGCCCTTCCCGACACAATAGATGGCAATGGGAAGATTAGACTGAGCTATACCGTCAGCGTGCCCTACGCATACAGGGACGGCTACGTCTCGGTAATACTCAAGTATGCAATCAGTGGGGCAGAGGGCAGCGTGGTGAAGAGTGTGCCCCTTAAAGTAGTGTGGACGCCCTGGAACGAGAGCAACGAGACCCTGAAAGAGGCATATGGACTCAAATACCACTGGATAACCGACGAGTACATAGTTGACGGCTACTGGGCAGAGCGCTACAACTCAACGCCGGCTTTCAAGGGAAGCGAGCTGAGGGACATGGCCCTCAATATTATCGGAAACGCTGAGTCAGAGTCCCATGCAGTGAAAGCCATCTACAACTGGATGATGAGGACGTACTCATTCGGAGACACAACCTCAACCCTCGAGCCGTCCAAGATACTCCAGCAGGATAGGATAAGCTACGCTGAGGCACAGATACTTATGACTGCCATGCTGCGCTCCGTTGATGTCCCTGCCAGGGTTATAACTCTCTCCAACGGCACGGACTGCACGCTGAGACCGATTACAGAGTTCTACACCGCCGACGGCTGGTACGTAGTTGATATCAGGCACGGCTTCGTGGGTTCTCTCGATGAGTACCTGGCGAGTCCCTACTTCCCCAAGCTCTATCAGCTTGTGACGCGTGACGGTTATCGTATAGTCGCTCAAGCCCCAGAGACGCTCGAGGGCCATGAGCATGTGGACGTTACCGGGGACTTCTTGGCCAATCTGGAGGACAGGCTTCTCAGGATTGTCACAGAGAGACTCAAACCAGAGCTCCGTTCCAAGCTAATGCTTGTGATGAGCAACCTCGACGAGAACGAGAGGCTCTACGCCCTCTTCCTCTTTGCCTCGGCTCCAAATGAGGAGGACCTCAACAGAATCATCGCGGAGTACCGCACGAGCAAGATAGAGCAAGACGTAAAAACCATGTACGAGTTCTACAAGAACATGGCCTGGGGAGACGACTTCACAAAGTACTGGAGAATATTCGCGGGGGAGGTCGGATGATAGTAGTACTTCGCCTTGGACACAGACCGGAGAGGGATAAAAGGATAACCACACATGTGGCCTTAACAGCTAGAGCCTTCGGGGCAGATAAAATAATAATCGCGGCTGAGCTCGACGAGCACGTTAAGGATAGTGTAGAGGACGTCGTTGAGAGGTGGGGCGGACCCTTTGAGATAGAATTCAACCCGAGCTGGAAAAAAGTGATGCGCGAGTGGAAAGAGATGGGCGGAATAATGGTCCATCTGACCATGTACGGTATTCACATCGATGATGCCGTTCCGAAGATTAAGGAAGAACTGAAATCGGGAAGAGACATTATGGTGATCGTCGGCGCCGAGAAGGTGCCAAAAGAAGTTTACGAAATGGCCGACTACAACGTGGCCGTAGGAAACCAGCCCCACAGCGAGGTGGCTGCTTTAGCAGTCTTCCTCGACAGACTTCTCAATGGTGCTGGCCTGAGGAAGGAGTTCCAGAACGCAAGGCTCAAGATAATACCTCAGGAGAAGGGCAAGAAAGTGGTAGAGCTGGGGGAGTAAGGCATGGTGCTCAACAGGTACAGGGCCAACGTCAAAGGCTTCCTTGAGGCCATCGTAAGGCCACTCGCAAAAGCTGGGGTTACACCAAATCAGATAACCTTCGTCGGGCTTTTGATAAGTTTAATCGGCGCCTACTTCTTCTACCGCGGCGAGCAGTTTATAGCCGCCCTCGTCCTTCTCTTTGGTTCTCTCATTGATGCACTCGACGGAACTCTCGCCAGAATGACGGGCAAGACGAGCAAGTTTGGAGCATTCCTAGATTCAACCTTTGACAGGAT of the Thermococcus onnurineus NA1 genome contains:
- a CDS encoding nicotinamide-nucleotide adenylyltransferase — encoded protein: MPKRGLFVGRFQPVHNGHIKALEFVFSQVDEVIIGIGSAQASHTLKNPFTTSERMEMLIRALDEAGLEKRYYLIPLPDINFNAIWSTYVQSMVPRFDVVFTGNSLVAQLFRERGYEVIVQPMFRKDILSATEIRKRMVEGEPWEELVPKSVAEFIKEIKGVERIKMLATNLENSEKELQAPIRIPEF
- a CDS encoding SAM hydrolase/SAM-dependent halogenase family protein, which encodes MITLTTDFGLKGPYVGEMKVAMLRVNPVAVLVDVTHSVTRHSIIEGSFVMEQVVKYSPKGTVHVGVIDPGVGTSRRAIIIEGEQFLVVPDNGLATLPMKHIKPRAVYEIDFEKIKRFTGWRISSTFHGRDIFGPAGALLDAGHSPEELGREIPLESLIRLEVEPKKEGEIWKLKVIYIDDFGNVILNLEDYGRPKAVELIDFGLTIPYLETYGLVKPGELLALPGSHDYLEIAVNQGSGAERLGLKVGDEVRVRLVQ
- a CDS encoding transglutaminase-like domain-containing protein; the encoded protein is MVMRKGPVVILLVLLVLVSGCLFKPPAEVRFSVDKTLVRPGGTLHVMVFVNNTGKVGLTGATLVLGDDNFQILQEPKFPDVLRVGDSVQLVWILRAPMKPGVYNLKLSLELTDELKRSWTGFYGQFRITVSNEAGPPDELKLNVEAPTTLKGGETARITVTIENTLEVPVELRDISFNLLDGMRLVSANALPDTIDGNGKIRLSYTVSVPYAYRDGYVSVILKYAISGAEGSVVKSVPLKVVWTPWNESNETLKEAYGLKYHWITDEYIVDGYWAERYNSTPAFKGSELRDMALNIIGNAESESHAVKAIYNWMMRTYSFGDTTSTLEPSKILQQDRISYAEAQILMTAMLRSVDVPARVITLSNGTDCTLRPITEFYTADGWYVVDIRHGFVGSLDEYLASPYFPKLYQLVTRDGYRIVAQAPETLEGHEHVDVTGDFLANLEDRLLRIVTERLKPELRSKLMLVMSNLDENERLYALFLFASAPNEEDLNRIIAEYRTSKIEQDVKTMYEFYKNMAWGDDFTKYWRIFAGEVG
- a CDS encoding tRNA (cytidine(56)-2'-O)-methyltransferase — translated: MIVVLRLGHRPERDKRITTHVALTARAFGADKIIIAAELDEHVKDSVEDVVERWGGPFEIEFNPSWKKVMREWKEMGGIMVHLTMYGIHIDDAVPKIKEELKSGRDIMVIVGAEKVPKEVYEMADYNVAVGNQPHSEVAALAVFLDRLLNGAGLRKEFQNARLKIIPQEKGKKVVELGE